CAATGGCAGCGCCAAACGCAGTAGCAGGAGCTGATTCACCACGCAGAGACAGTGAAGGCATATCCAGGTTTACTGTCCATTTAATCAGACCGTCAGCTTCATTCAGAGCCTGCAACTGACCGTTGCTGGTATGAATCAGCACCAAACCATCGCTAACTACAGGACGAGACAGGGATTCACCTGCTACGGTGGTTTGCCACGCAATCGAACCATCACTGCTGTTCAACGCATAAACCTGCGCTTTTTCGCTACCCACATACACATGACCACCAGCAACCGTCAGGCCGCCCGACAGCAATGCAGGTTTACGAGAGAACCAACCGTCTTTTTCCGCCAGGTTAACAGACCACACTTCTTTCCCGTCATCGGAATTCACGGCTTTCACTGTCCCTTTGCGGTCAGCCGCATAGACAACGCTGTCAGCAAATGCCGGATGCAGGTTGGAATAGAAATCGCCAATACCATCACCCACAGAAGTGCTCCATGCGGTAGATGGGGTAAACTGATTTTCAACAGTCGGCAGCGGGGACATTTTTACAACATCCTCTTCACCACTGAACAGTGAACAGCCACTCAATAAAGTAACAGAAAGCAGTCCTGGCAGAAGTAATTTACGCAATTGCATCGGGTCCCTCTCAGACGGACAAATTATTTATTTTCATCTGCATCATTTCGCTCAGCGCGGGTGAAGCGTTGCTTTTCACACCCGCTTCCCACGCACTGCGCGCACCCTGCTTGTCGCCCTTGCTCAGCAACGCTTCGCCACGCAGATCGGCAACAATCGCCGCAAAACCTTCACCTTTGACGGTATCGAGGGTTTTCAGTGCATCATCGGCTTTATTTTGCTGAACCTGGATACGTGCCAGACGCAGATTAATCACCGCTTTCAGGTTTTCATCGCTTGCAGCGGAGAGACCCTGAGTAAGCTGAGCAACCGCTTTATCCAGTTCATTTTGAACAACAAACTGTTGAGCGACTTCCAACGCAGCCAGCGCGCCGTAGGTGTTTTTGTTTTCTGCTGCAAACTTCTCTGCAGCGGCCAGCGTTTGCGGCTGATCGGCACGAATAGCGCTGACGGTGTTTTCATAAGACTGCGACGCACCGCGAGCCGAGTCAGCCTGATGATTGTTCCAGTAGCGCCAGCCCATCAGCGCACCTACACCAATAATTACCCCAACAGCCAGGGCTTTGCCGTTTTCAGCAAAGAAGCGCTTGAGCGCATCAACCTGCTCGTTTTCGTTCTCGTAAATTTCCACGCTGTCCTTCTCCTTAGCCCAATAAAGTGCGCAAATGCGCTGCAACGCCATCCTGCGTTACCGTTATTTGCTCACCAGAGCGCAGGTCTTTTACCACCACTTCGCCGTTAGCCACTTCGGACTCACCCAGCACCAGTGCGATACTTGCGCCCCACTTATCAGCACGCGCAAACTGTTTTTTAAAGTTGCCGCCGCCATGGTTGGTCATCAGCTTAATGCCCGGCAGTGCATCACGCACGCGCTCAGCAAGCTGCATAGCTACAGACTGCGTATCCGCGCCTGAAGCGACCAGGTATATATCGACAACAGAATCTGCTTTAAATTCCGGATTAACTGCCTGAACCAGCAAAACAAGTCGTTCAAGACCCATTGCAAAGCCCACTGCCGGGGCCGCACGGCCACCCAATTGCTCAACCAGGCCATCGTAACGACCGCCTGCGCAGACCGTTCCCTGAGAACCCAGGCTCGATGTTACCCACTCGAAAACGGTACGGTTATAGTAGTCCAGACCGCGAACCAGACGCTGGTTTACAGTGTAGGTAATACCCGCCGCTTCAAGCAGTTTGCACAGACCCGCGAAGTGCTCTCGTGACTCTTCATCAAGATAATCACCCAGTGCTGGCGCATCGTTCAACAGTGTTTGAACGTCAGGATTCTTGGAGTCCAGAACGCGCAGTGGGTTTGTGTACATGCGACGCTGGCAATCTTCATCCAGCTTCTCTTTATGCTGTTCCAGGAAAGCTACCAGCGCATCACGGTAGTTTGCACGCGCTTCCAGCGAACCTATAGAGTTCAGTTCTAAAGAAACATGTTCGGAAATACCAAGCGCACGCCACCAGCGAGCGGTCAACATAA
This sequence is a window from Enterobacter sp. RHBSTW-00994. Protein-coding genes within it:
- the hisS gene encoding histidine--tRNA ligase, which gives rise to MAKNIQAIRGMNDYLPGETAIWQRIEGTLKQVLGSYGYSEIRLPIVEQTPLFKRAIGEVTDVVEKEMYTFEDRNGDSLTLRPEGTAGCVRAGIEHGLLYNQEQRLWYIGPMFRHERPQKGRYRQFNQLGVEVFGLQGPDIDAELIMLTARWWRALGISEHVSLELNSIGSLEARANYRDALVAFLEQHKEKLDEDCQRRMYTNPLRVLDSKNPDVQTLLNDAPALGDYLDEESREHFAGLCKLLEAAGITYTVNQRLVRGLDYYNRTVFEWVTSSLGSQGTVCAGGRYDGLVEQLGGRAAPAVGFAMGLERLVLLVQAVNPEFKADSVVDIYLVASGADTQSVAMQLAERVRDALPGIKLMTNHGGGNFKKQFARADKWGASIALVLGESEVANGEVVVKDLRSGEQITVTQDGVAAHLRTLLG
- a CDS encoding YfgM family protein gives rise to the protein MEIYENENEQVDALKRFFAENGKALAVGVIIGVGALMGWRYWNNHQADSARGASQSYENTVSAIRADQPQTLAAAEKFAAENKNTYGALAALEVAQQFVVQNELDKAVAQLTQGLSAASDENLKAVINLRLARIQVQQNKADDALKTLDTVKGEGFAAIVADLRGEALLSKGDKQGARSAWEAGVKSNASPALSEMMQMKINNLSV
- the bamB gene encoding outer membrane protein assembly factor BamB; this encodes MQLRKLLLPGLLSVTLLSGCSLFSGEEDVVKMSPLPTVENQFTPSTAWSTSVGDGIGDFYSNLHPAFADSVVYAADRKGTVKAVNSDDGKEVWSVNLAEKDGWFSRKPALLSGGLTVAGGHVYVGSEKAQVYALNSSDGSIAWQTTVAGESLSRPVVSDGLVLIHTSNGQLQALNEADGLIKWTVNLDMPSLSLRGESAPATAFGAAIVGGDNGRVSAVLMQQGQMIWQQRISQATGSTEIDRLSDVDTTPVIVNGVVYALAYNGNLTALDLRSGQIMWKRELGSVNDFVVDGNRIYMVDQNDRLLALNTEGGVTLWTQSDLLHRLLTAPVLYNGSLVVGDSEGYMHWIDPETGRFVAQQKVDSSGFLTDPVLADGKLLIQAKDGTLYAITR